Proteins encoded within one genomic window of Epinephelus lanceolatus isolate andai-2023 chromosome 9, ASM4190304v1, whole genome shotgun sequence:
- the tal2 gene encoding T-cell acute lymphocytic leukemia protein 2, whose product MTRKVFTNTRERWRQHNVNTAFAELRKLIPTHPPEKKLSKNEILRLAMRYINFLVQLLESQSGQPASHSPTALLTFLRGNMEQLHSPPHPWAMTSDTEVPSPGSSCDSSEAW is encoded by the coding sequence ATGACCAGGAAGGTGTTCACCAACACGAGGGAGCGCTGGCGCCAGCACAACGTCAACACTGCCTTTGCCGAGCTCCGCAAGCTCATCCCCACCCACcctccagagaagaagctgagCAAGAACGAGATCCTGCGTCTGGCCATGCGCTACATCAACTTCCTGGTGCAGCTGCTGGAGAGCCAGAGCGGTCAGCCGGCCAGCCACTCCCCCACCGCACTGCTCACCTTTCTCAGAGGGAATATGGAGCAGCTGCACTCCCCTCCACACCCCTGGGCTATGACCAGCGACACAGAAGTCCCGTCACCTGGATCCAGCTGCGACAGCTCCGAGGCCTGGTAg
- the LOC117252422 gene encoding UDP-glucuronosyltransferase 2C1-like isoform X1, with translation MKLGQRLSVCVLLLLCVTQSADGGNILVWYTEGSHWINMKPVLESLIDRGHKVTVLVPSTSMFMNTSEPSRFGYEPFNVSVSKETMEDFMKEFFHFSMYEMDHMSYLQIYIRFIELMKDNLQNSLKFLDGVVKSETIMKKLKEGKYDLLLADPVFPGSDLVADILGVPLVFSLRFSIGNTWERHCGQLPAPPSFVPGTMSKLTDKMDFRDRVWNFLFYTLQDAVVDNFFFKEVDKYYSEIKGKPTSACEMMGRADIWLMRTYWDFDFPRPSLPNFKFVGGIHCRPAKPLPEDMEEFVQSSGDAGIVVFTLGSLIKNITTEKGNMIASALAQIPQKVLWRYSGEKPVTLGANTRIYDWIPQNDLLGHPKTRAFITHGGTNGIYEAIYHGVPMVGIPMFADQPDNMVHMKAKGAAIIADLNFIKTEDLRDAINTVINDKSYKENVMQLSSIHHDRPMSPLDEAVFWIEYTMRNKGAEHLRVQAHELTWYQYHCLDVLAFFFVIALLLIFLVIKTCSFCLQRCCGRKEKRKRKAE, from the exons ATGAAGCTGGGGCAGCgtctctctgtttgtgtcctgcTGCTACTTTGTGTGACACAGAGCGCAGATGGAGGGAACATTTTGGTGTGGTACACTGAAGGCAGCCACTGGATTAACATGAAACCTGTGCTGGAGTCGCTGATTGACAGGGGACACAAAGTGACGGTTCTGGTCCCGAGCACGTCAATGTTCATGAACACCAGTGAGCCTTCCCGCTTTGGCTACGAACCCTTCAACGTCTCTGTCTCAAAGGAGACAATGGAGGACTTTATGAAAGAATTCTTTCACTTCTCCATGTATGAAATGGATCATATGAGTTACTTGCAGATTTACATCAGATTCATTGAGCTGATGAAGGACAATCTGCAGAACTCTTTGAAGTTTTTGGATGGCGTGGTAAAATCAGAGACCATCATGAAGAAGCTGAAGGAGGGAAAATATGACCTTCTCCTGGCTGACCCCGTCTTCCCTGGCAGTGACTTAGTAGCAGATATTTTGGGCGTCCCCCTGGTCTTCTCCCTGCGGTTTTCCATAGGCAATACATGGGAGAGACATTGTGGTCAGTTACCCGCTCCTCCTTCCTTTGTTCCGGGCACTATGAGCAAACTGACTGACAAGATGGACTTCCGAGACAGAGTGTGGAACTTCCTCTTCTACACACTGCAGGACGCTGTGGtcgataactttttttttaaagaagtagATAAATATTACTCCGAAATCAAAG GAAAACCCACCAGTGCCTGTGAGATGATGGGTAGAGCAGACATCTGGTTGATGCGAACCTACTGGGACTTTGATTTTCCTCGTCCTTCTCTCCCTAACTTCAAATTTGTTGGTGGGATCCACTGCAGACCTGCTAAACCTTTACCAGAG GATATGGAAGAGTTTGTGCAGAGTTCTGGAGATGCTGGCATCGTGGTCTTCACTTTGGGATCACTGATCAAAAACATCACCACAGAGAAGGGAAACATGATCGCCTCAGCCCTTGCTCAGATCCCACAAAAG GTGCTGTGGAGATACAGTGGAGAAAAACCAGTGACTCTGGGTGCCAACACCAGAATATACGACTGGATCCCTCAGAATGACCTACTGG GTCACCCCAAGACCAGAGCTTTCATCACCCATGGTGGCACAAATGGGATTTATGAGGCCATCTACCACGGTGTTCCCATGGTGGGTATCCCCATGTTTGCTGACCAGCCAGACAACATGGTCCACATGAAGGCTAAGGGAGCTGCAATTATTGCAGACTTGAACTTCATCAAGACTGAGGACCTGAGAGATGCTATCAATACTGTCATCAATGACAAATC GTACAAGGAAAATGTCATGCAGCTGTCCAGCATCCATCATGACAGACCAATGAGTCCTCTGGATGAGGCAGTATTCTGGATCGAGTACACCATGAGAAACAAAGGGGCCGAGCACCTGAGGGTTCAGGCCCATGAGCTCACCTGGTACCAGTATCACTGCTTGGATGTCCTGGCCTTCTTCTTCGTCATTGCTCTGCTCCTCATATTTCTTGTCATCAAGACCTGCAGTTTCTGCCTCCAGAGGTGCTGTGGcagaaaggaaaagagaaagagaaaggctgAGTAA
- the LOC117252422 gene encoding UDP-glucuronosyltransferase 2C1-like isoform X2 has product MKLGQRLSVCVLLLLCVTQSADGGNILVWYTEGSHWINMKPVLESLIDRGHKVTVLVPSTSMFMNTSEPSRFGYEPFNVSVSKETMEDFMKEFFHFSMYEMDHMSYLQIYIRFIELMKDNLQNSLKFLDGVVKSETIMKKLKEGKYDLLLADPVFPGSDLVADILGVPLVFSLRFSIGNTWERHCGQLPAPPSFVPGTMSKLTDKMDFRDRVWNFLFYTLQDAVVDNFFFKEVDKYYSEIKGSHWINMKPVLESLIDRGHQVTVLVPSTSMFMNTSEPSRFGYEPFNISVSMETMMEFFEEYLHFSMYEIDHMSYLQMYIKYMDMMTVDLQYSLKFLDGVVKSETIMKKLKEGKYDLLLADPIYPGSDLVADILGIPLVFSLRFSLAHNWERHCGQLPAPPSFVPGAMSKLTDKMDFRDRVWNFLFYALQDVVIDHVSWKGLDKYYSEIRGKPTSACEMMGRADIWLMRTYWDFDFPRPSLPNFKFVGGIHCRPAKPLPEDMEEFVQSSGDAGIVVFTLGSFIKNITTEKGKMIASALAQLPQKVLWRYSGEKPATLGANTRLYDWIPQNDLLGHPKTRAFVTHGGTNGIYEAIYHGVPMVGIPMFADQPDNMVHMKAKGAAIIADLNFIKTEDLRDAINTVINDKSYKENVMQLSSIHHDRPMSPLDEAVFWIEYTMRNKGAEHLRVQAHELTWYQYHCLDVLAFFFVIVLLLIFLVIKTCSFCLRRCCGRKEKRKRKAE; this is encoded by the exons ATGAAGCTGGGGCAGCgtctctctgtttgtgtcctgcTGCTACTTTGTGTGACACAGAGCGCAGATGGAGGGAACATTTTGGTGTGGTACACTGAAGGCAGCCACTGGATTAACATGAAACCTGTGCTGGAGTCGCTGATTGACAGGGGACACAAAGTGACGGTTCTGGTCCCGAGCACGTCAATGTTCATGAACACCAGTGAGCCTTCCCGCTTTGGCTACGAACCCTTCAACGTCTCTGTCTCAAAGGAGACAATGGAGGACTTTATGAAAGAATTCTTTCACTTCTCCATGTATGAAATGGATCATATGAGTTACTTGCAGATTTACATCAGATTCATTGAGCTGATGAAGGACAATCTGCAGAACTCTTTGAAGTTTTTGGATGGCGTGGTAAAATCAGAGACCATCATGAAGAAGCTGAAGGAGGGAAAATATGACCTTCTCCTGGCTGACCCCGTCTTCCCTGGCAGTGACTTAGTAGCAGATATTTTGGGCGTCCCCCTGGTCTTCTCCCTGCGGTTTTCCATAGGCAATACATGGGAGAGACATTGTGGTCAGTTACCCGCTCCTCCTTCCTTTGTTCCGGGCACTATGAGCAAACTGACTGACAAGATGGACTTCCGAGACAGAGTGTGGAACTTCCTCTTCTACACACTGCAGGACGCTGTGGtcgataactttttttttaaagaagtagATAAATATTACTCCGAAATCAAAG GCAGCCACTGGATTAACATGAAGCCTGTGCTGGAGTCGCTGATTGACAGGGGACACCAGGTGACGGTTCTGGTCCCAAGCACATCAATGTTCATGAATACAAGTGAGCCTTCTCGTTTTGGCTATGAACCCTTCAATATCTCTGTCTCAATGGAGACCATGATGGAGTTTTTTGAAGAGTACCTTCACTTCTCCATGTATGAGATTGATCATATGAGCTACTTGCAGATGTACATCAAATACATGGATATGATGACAGTTGACCTGCAGTATTCTTTGAAGTTTTTGGATGGCGTGGTAAAATCAGAAACCATCATGAAAAAGCTGAAGGAGGGAAAATATGACCTTCTCCTGGCTGACCCCATCTATCCCGGCAGTGACTTAGTAGCAGATATTTTGGGCATCCCCCTGGTCTTCTCCCTTCGGTTTTCCCTAGCCCATAACTGGGAGAGACATTGTGGTCAGCTACCTGCTCCTCCGTCCTTTGTCCCTGGTGCTATGAGCAAACTGACTGACAAGATGGACTTCCGAGACAGAGTGTGGAACTTCCTCTTCTACGCACTGCAGGACGTTGTGATCGATCATGTTTCTTGGAAAGGATTAGATAAATATTACTCTGAAATCAGAG GAAAACCCACCAGTGCCTGTGAGATGATGGGTAGAGCAGACATCTGGTTGATGCGAACCTACTGGGACTTTGATTTCCCTCGTCCTTCTCTCCCTAACTTCAAATTCGTTGGTGGGATCCACTGCAGACCTGCTAAACCTTTACCAGAG GATATGGAAGAGTTTGTGCAGAGTTCTGGAGATGCTGGTATCGTGGTCTTCACTTTGGGGTCATTCATCAAGAACATCACCACAGAGAAGGGAAAAATGATCGCCTCAGCCCTCGCTCAGTTACCACAAAAG GTGCTGTGGAGATACAGTGGAGAAAAACCAGCGACTCTGGGTGCCAACACCAGACTATACGACTGGATTCCCCAGAATGACCTACTGG GTCACCCCAAGACCAGAGCTTTTGTCACGCACGGTGGCACAAATGGGATTTATGAGGCCATCTACCACGGTGTTCCCATGGTGGGTATCCCCATGTTTGCTGACCAGCCAGACAACATGGTCCACATGAAGGCTAAGGGAGCTGCAATTATTGCAGACTTGAACTTCATCAAGACGGAAGACCTGAGAGATGCTATCAATACTGTCATCAATGACAAATC GTACAAGGAAAATGTCATGCAGCTGTCCAGCATCCATCATGACAGACCAATGAGTCCTCTGGATGAGGCAGTATTCTGGATTGAGTACACCATGAGAAACAAAGGGGCCGAGCACCTGAGGGTTCAGGCCCATGAGCTCACCTGGTACCAGTATCACTGCTTGGATGTCCTGGCCTTCTTCTTCGTCATCGTTCTGCTCCTCATATTTCTTGTCATCAAGACCTGCAGTTTCTGCCTCCGGAGGTGCTGTGGcagaaaggaaaagagaaagagaaaggctgAGTAA
- the shoc1 gene encoding protein shortage in chiasmata 1 ortholog translates to MKVFSSNSQHESQCENDSCFPAQTFSAVRFKALDYVFETTTSLKVMMNLLALPAPYYTGTSDLYPHSGKLPEVTYRTPWIRGKVISTCKLFVSGSVLEDLGQKQEVIPPERFTVTLSEVNLDMIPSSNPDSLKDLDQDEYVCLLKESQINNPCQESFFKWTTDQMKHENEDKDLFLPEELMAVDYLPHFKRHLPTLKPKLSRLRTLPVADPLLSSTGDVITEDGIFRHYASYEKPPDVCTSDIQSSSHIHEEFGKESLMKDEYLLLPVAMDTLSLSQANICTHMDVAPEQLDEEPPVLDVLHKASHVSVSVDISHYEAPEEASKKRSMDGGLMESELAGRLTLLTEMELDVTLTPTPKISQTQICVSTCDLQEEEMSELCRQSLVSAKAQEEMEAALWMAEKHPNFVVGFLLAEPHIYEAAIDFQPLSEACKVMKSENQSFVYSGEKLQLQVETGAPQVYLCRSLEFTESLRCKSPPANEEKMEDFKKLSLEHVEIPLRSILKNPTNKTQLPLLKKSEIAAFHAEALADDAHLQKETAAVMSQNAFLMQAVNTDNKEVKSTPNIRDQVSDKRFSEVAAMFSARKNVLNMGRDDYKVEQRAASLRDYPRGPLVKRRPPEKDLDPLSTFMLLRSQQTAPVTTTPQSSTPEPNVDQQTPPSQHHQPPPEKIQRSDQRPKYISGSVSGNATREQKAAFQSTSQPVCQSIPQDSRVVQVQATDSQQRAHCELLAFAQPCLNSARQLGLNFPAWGDFSCLAPDQTHFLLKQQEKALCKTQNEELVRDQELLFNQAALIHMLVTFKELLLKCDLSTALDYLTKAAEACAEQSLKQLVKRMQIIFHLSQKNQESNFKLQEMLQLLAAWLHSRTGQSTAEKILVIISVDSDDISSLIISSLSQVTGVAVTAICPEEDKKKLNGASVVSSVCDSVCVVVYEQHIGPDFPWSCFSLVVEYNHPGQSPWATICLERSINHLTFNTIITHTEEEKALWCLEDNVPYVLFVTEGLLNCPLLLQTLESGFNITVLERSHCPSLQMLGGTDHYAVITVDESTAILIQEEDELCQEQASERVVMRLTALSLQYNCCWLILHCRDSQGGGFTSEAFSNLVLIYSSLVLFGMKSEDLDIKVLIVSEVMEIAKWISQICFHSLMASEKDPLSYLDRDWLTVIPSEEEKCLLKFPCINPLVGQRMLRRAPSIQWLLGASLSQLTEQLPEVPHKVLKLFSDTTSLYTLTTDQPESQTIITETHQQTSHPNSPWVTWDPEHLNPQPKLFISPHPELFCGDQNTSFLFGADCSFCEPDPDSMVQEGNTDFRLDLSSSFGSPEVHLQRSCSDPWKEEDRGTGEVKFSGWGGRAGAAGRVVGRVNDEWTPRATNKQTHSYMPGVLLNSPFKLDSTFSYSPILQQPTNSQMSTYATVYSDLQHPDSHHVSHGLSAPTEVMLWGQGQSSNNSLTNSGETTKVSAIYGSKCWIGQERKRRGEAAGLVATVLTPLKRGRLSYEKVPGRTDGQTRLKLF, encoded by the exons GTGTGAAAACGACAGTTGTTTTCCAGCTCAGACTTTCTCTGCTGTCAGATTTAAAGCTCTGGATTATGTGTTTGAG ACCACCACCAGTCTAAAGGTAATGATGAACCTACTGGCACTGCCAGCACCTTACTACACTGGTACCAGTGACCTGTACCCACACAGTGGAAAACTACCTGAAGTCACCTACAGGACACCGTGGATCAGAG GAAAGGTGATCTCCACCTGCAAACTCTTTGTCAGTGGTTCTGTGCTTGAAGACCTGGGCCAGAAACAAGAAGTTATTCCACCAGAAAG ATTTACAGTGACTCTGAGTGAGGTGAACTTGGACATGATCCCCAGCTCTAATCCTGACTCACTGAAGGATCTAGACCAGGATGAGTATGTCTGCCTTTTAAAAGAGTCACAGATAAATAATCCATGTCAGGAATCATTTTTCAAGTGGACGACTGACCAgatgaaacatgaaaatgagGACAAAG ATCTCTTCCTGCCAGAGGAGCTCATGGCTGTTGATTACTTGCCACACTTTAAGAGGCATTTACCCACACTTAAACCCAAACTGTCCCGTCTGAGGACGCTTCCTGTGGCTGACCCTCTGCTGAGCTCAACAGGAGATGTTATCACTGAAGACGGCATATTCAG GCACTACGCGTCTTATGAAAAACCTCCTGATGTGTGCACCAGCGACATTCAGTCAAGTTCACACATTCACGAGGAGTTTGGTAAAGAGTCACTGATGAAAGACGAG TATCTGTTGTTGCCGGTTGCCATGGACACGCTGAGTCTGAGCCAAGCAAACATCTGTACTCACATGGATGTTGCTCCTGAACAGCTTGATGAGGAGCCTCCAGTCCTGGATGTGCTTCATAAAG CTTCAcatgtgtcagtgtcagtggaCATTTCCCATTATGAAGCACCAGAGGAGGCCAGTAAAAAACGCAGCATGGATGGAGGCCTGATGGAGTCAGAGCTGGCAG GACGACTGACGCTTCTGACTGAAATGGAGCTGGACGTGACTTTGACTCCGACTCCCAAGATAAGTCAAACCCAAATCTGTGTGTCTACATGTGACCTCCAGGAAGAAGAGATGTCAGAGCTCTGCAGACA ATCTTTGGTGTCGGCCAAAGCTCAGGAAGAGATGGAGGCAGCACTTTGGATGGCGGAGAAGCATCCAAACTTTGTGGTGGGCTTTCTGTTGGCAG AGCCACATATATATGAAGCAGCCATCGACTTCCAGCCGCTGTCTGAAGCCTGTAAAGTCATGAAGTCGGAGAATCAAAGCTTCGTCTACAGTGGTGAAAAACTGCAGTTACAGGTGGAGACAGGAGCTCCACAGGTGTACTTGTGCCGCAGCCTTGAGTTCACAGAGAGCCTGAGGTGCAAGTCTCCTCCAGCCAACGAGGAAAAGATGGAGGATTTCAAAAAACTGTCACTTGAACATGTGGAGA TCCCACTCAGATCCATCCTGAAGAACCCcacaaacaaaactcagttACCTCTCTTGAAGAAATCTGAAATTGCTGCTTTTCATGCTGAAGCTCTCGCAGACGACGCCCATCTTCAAAAAGAAACAGCTGCTGTTATGTCTCAGAACGCCTTCCTGATGCAGGCCGTCAACACAGACAATAAGGAAGTAAAATCTACACCCAACATCAGAGATCAAGTTTCAGACAAGAGGTTTTCAGAAGTTGCAGCCATGTTTTCTGCTCGCAAGAACGTCCTCAACATGGGTAGAGATGACTACAAGGTGGAGCAGAGAGCGGCGTCCCTCAGAGACTATCCCAGAGGTCCACTGGTTAAGAGACGTCCACCAGAGAAGGACTTGGATCCTCTGTCCACCTTCATGTTACTGAGATCTCAGCAGACTGCTCCAGTCACCACAACACCTCAGAGCTCAACTCCAG AACCAAACGTGGACCAACAAACTCCTCCATCCCAGCATCATCAGCCTCCTCCAGAGAAGATACAAAGATCAGATCAGAGGCCAAAATATATAAGCGGTAGTGTGTCTGGAAATGCTACTAGAGAGCAGAAAGCAGCTTTTCAGTCGACGAGTCAACCTGTCTGTCAGTCCATCCCTCAGGACAGTAGAGTCGTACAGGTCCAAGCTACTG ACAGCCAGCAGCGCGCCCACTGTGAGCTACTGGCCTTCGCTCAGCCTTGTTTAAACTCTGCCAGACAGCTGGGGCTCAACTTCCCGGCATGGGGAGACTTCAGCTGCCTGGCCCCGGACCAAACACACTTCCTCCTCAAACAGCAGGAGAAGGCACTCTGCAAGACACAGAATGAAGAGCTGGTCAGAG ATCAGGAGCTGCTTTTCAACCAGGCCGCTCTGATTCACATGCTGGTGACATTCaaggagctgctgctgaagtGTGACCTCAGCACTGCTTTGG ACTACCTGACTAAGGCAGCTGAGGCGTGTGCAGAGCAAAGTCTGAAGCAGCTGGTGAAGAGGATGCAGATCATCTTCCACCTCAGTCAGAAGAACCAGGAGTCCAACTTCAAACTGCAGGAGatgctgcagctgctggctgcatgGCTGCACAGCAGGACAGGACAGAGCACTGCGGAGAAA ATTCTTGTCATAATATCAGTCGACTCTGATGACATCAGCTCTTTAATCATCAGCAGCTTGAGCCAAGTGACTG GTGTTGCTGTTACTGCGATTTGTCCTGAGGAGGACAAGAAAAAACTGAATGGTGCCAGTGTGGTCAGCAG CGTGTgcgacagtgtgtgtgtggtggtgtacgAGCAGCACATAGGGCCCGACTTCCCCTGGAGCTGTTTCTCTTTGGTGGTGGAGTACAACCATCCAGGCCAGTCACCGTGGGCCACCATCTGCCTAGAGAGGAGTATAAATCATCTCACCTTCAACACCATCATCACTCACACTG aggaggaaaaagctCTGTGGTGCCTGGAGGACAATGTTCCATATGTGTTGTTTGTGACAGAGGGACTTCTCAACTGTCCACTGCTGTTACAGACACTTGAGTCAGG GTTTAATATAACTGTGCTGGAGAGGAGCCACTGTCCATCCCTGCAGATGCTTGGAGGGACCGATCACTACGCTGTGATCACAGTGGACGAAAGCACCGCTATCCTCATTCAG gaggagGATGAGCTGTGTCAGGAGCAAGCCAGTGAGAGAGTAGTGATGAGGCTGACTGCTCTCTCACTGCAATATAACTGCTGCTGGCTCATCCTGCACTGCAGAGACAGCCAGGGAGGAGG ATTTACCAGCGAAGCTTTCAGCAACTTGGTGTTGATTTATTCGTCTCTGGTGCTGTTCGGCATGAAGTCAGAGGATCTAGACATCAag GTGCTGATTGTGTCTGAGGTGATGGAAATAGCCAAATGGATCAGCCAGATCTGCTTCCACAGCCTGATGGCCAGTGAGAAGGATCCTCTCAGCTACCTGGACAGAGATTGGCTGACTGTGATTCCCTCAGAG GAGGAAAAGTGTCTGCTGAAGTTCCCATGCATTAACCCCCTGGTAGGTCAGCGCATGCTGAGGAGAGCACCATCCATCCAGTGGCTTCTGGGGGCCTCTCTGTCTCAGCTGACGGAGCAGCTCCCTGAGGTGCCACATAAAGTCCTCAAG CTGTTCAGTGACACCACATCCCTGTACACACTGACCACAGACCAGCCAGAGTCTCAGACCATCATCACTGAGACACACCAACAAACCAGTCACCCAAACAGCCCCTGGGTCACCTGGGACCCCGAGCACTTGAACCCACAACCAAAACTGTTCATCAGCCCTCATCCTGAACTATTCTGTGGTGACCAAAACACCAGCTTCCTGTTTGGAGCTGACTGCAGCTTTTGTGAACCAGACCCAGACTCAATGGTGCAGGAGGGCAACACAGATTTCAGACTCGACCTGAGTTCTTCCTTCGGCAGCCCAGAGGTTCACCTCCAGAGGAGCTGCAGTGATCCATGgaaagaggaggacagaggcaCAGGGGAGGTGAAGTTTTCTGGCTGGGGCGGCAGAGCTGGAGCAGCAGGGAGAGTTGTTGGAAGAGTAAACGATGAGTGGACACCGAGggctacaaacaaacaaacacactcgtACATGCCTGGAGTCCTGCTCAACAGTCCTTTCAAGCTGGACTCAACATTCAGTTACAGCCCGATCCTGCAGCAGCCTACCAACAGTCAAATGTCCACATACGCTACAGTCTACAGCGACCTCCAGCATCCAGACAGCCACCATGTTTCCCACGGTCTGAGCGCCCCTACAGAGGTCATGCTGTGGGGTCAAGGTCAAAGCAGCAACAACAGTCTCACCAACAGTGGAGAGACAACAAAGGTTTCAGCCATCTATGGATCCAAATGCTGGATCGgacaagagaggaagaggaggggcgAGGCTGCAGGTTTGGTGGCAACAG TGTTGACGCCACTGAAGAGGGGGAGATTAAGCTATGAGAAGGTGCCCGGCAGAACTGATGGACAGACGAGGCTGAAATTATTTTAG